A window of Marinobacter salarius contains these coding sequences:
- the gstA gene encoding glutathione transferase GstA, whose product MKLYFKPGACSLATHIVLRELGIDFTLEPVDTQTQRTESGIDYKTVNPKGYVPALDTGRAVLTEGAAILQYLAESTTLIPDVGTLERARLQEHLNYIASELHKAFGPFFKASATDEQRAQALETIPRHFDYLESLLDDGRAYLVGDTFTVADAYLFVVCSWAAVPGIDLKDWPFLNTLWNRMAARPSVKAAMLSEGLVAQ is encoded by the coding sequence ATGAAACTGTATTTCAAACCCGGCGCCTGCTCACTGGCGACACACATTGTACTTAGAGAACTGGGTATTGATTTCACCCTTGAGCCCGTTGATACCCAAACCCAGCGCACCGAGTCCGGTATCGACTATAAAACCGTCAACCCCAAAGGTTATGTGCCGGCGCTGGATACCGGCAGAGCGGTACTGACCGAAGGCGCTGCGATCCTTCAATACCTGGCGGAATCAACTACATTGATACCCGACGTAGGCACCCTTGAGCGAGCCCGTTTGCAGGAGCACCTGAACTACATTGCATCGGAGCTGCACAAGGCCTTTGGTCCCTTCTTCAAAGCCAGCGCAACGGACGAACAGCGTGCCCAGGCACTGGAGACCATCCCCCGCCATTTCGACTACCTGGAGTCTCTGCTCGACGATGGTCGAGCCTATCTGGTGGGCGACACCTTCACCGTTGCTGACGCCTACCTTTTTGTAGTGTGCAGTTGGGCCGCCGTGCCCGGGATCGATCTCAAGGATTGGCCGTTCCTGAACACCCTCTGGAATCGCATGGCGGCCCGGCCGAGCGTTAAAGCCGCAATGTTGTCGGAAGGACTGGTCGCACAATGA
- a CDS encoding nuclear transport factor 2 family protein, giving the protein MNSPKPYEAIPVLLETYFEGLHKANSAMLSGVFHPHAQYVSATPEDYRVLSFDEYRKVLDQRVPPASNGETRNERIISIETGGPTLAFARLEMTMMGRDYTDFLTLIYDQGRWAIMAKIFHYEITSQGD; this is encoded by the coding sequence ATGAACTCACCCAAGCCTTACGAAGCCATCCCGGTCCTGCTCGAAACCTATTTTGAAGGACTGCACAAGGCCAACAGCGCCATGCTCTCTGGCGTGTTCCATCCGCACGCCCAGTATGTGAGTGCAACACCAGAGGATTACCGGGTACTGTCGTTCGACGAATACCGGAAGGTGCTGGATCAACGGGTGCCGCCAGCAAGCAACGGAGAAACCCGCAACGAGCGCATCATTTCGATCGAAACGGGAGGCCCGACTCTCGCGTTCGCACGATTGGAAATGACCATGATGGGCCGCGACTACACCGATTTCCTGACCCTGATCTACGATCAAGGCCGCTGGGCCATCATGGCCAAAATCTTTCACTATGAAATCACAAGCCAGGGAGACTGA
- a CDS encoding LysR family transcriptional regulator: MKLEQLRVLDAIVTQGSFRKASEVLYKSQPALSQAIKSLEEETGLTLLSRESYRPVLTPAGKAYYRQARGVLDQVQALKELAGKLSASQEAEVRLSVSATCPLGNLLSVIGELKEAYPATDIRLMSDAMGGSAERLMAGEVDFIIATMDGLSTEAVHASPYTAVNIIPVAHPGYGPASSRKRLSNAEMRPYVQVVVAGTGQGQYDQSRDVVPESLRWTVSDFAAKKEIVLARMGWGGLPEHLIARELEAGELVTLDLKGYPIRRSQLHLVRRREGALGVVAHELWERLSTN; the protein is encoded by the coding sequence ATGAAGCTGGAGCAATTGCGTGTACTGGATGCCATCGTGACGCAAGGCAGCTTTCGCAAAGCGTCTGAGGTGCTCTACAAATCCCAGCCCGCTTTGAGCCAGGCTATCAAAAGCCTGGAAGAGGAAACCGGGCTAACCCTGCTGTCCCGGGAGAGTTACCGCCCGGTGCTTACCCCAGCCGGTAAGGCCTATTACCGCCAGGCACGGGGTGTGCTGGACCAGGTACAGGCTCTGAAGGAGTTGGCCGGCAAGTTGTCGGCCAGCCAGGAAGCGGAGGTGCGGCTGTCGGTATCCGCCACTTGTCCGTTGGGTAATCTCCTGTCAGTGATTGGTGAGCTCAAGGAGGCATACCCAGCCACGGATATCCGGCTGATGTCGGATGCCATGGGTGGCAGTGCAGAACGACTCATGGCGGGCGAGGTTGATTTTATCATCGCCACAATGGATGGTCTTTCCACAGAGGCAGTTCATGCTTCGCCCTACACCGCCGTGAATATCATCCCTGTAGCCCATCCCGGCTATGGTCCGGCAAGCAGTCGCAAGCGGCTGAGCAATGCTGAAATGCGCCCGTACGTTCAGGTTGTGGTGGCGGGTACCGGGCAGGGGCAATATGACCAGAGCCGGGACGTGGTTCCGGAGAGCCTACGCTGGACGGTGTCGGATTTTGCCGCTAAAAAAGAGATTGTGCTGGCCAGGATGGGATGGGGCGGTCTGCCGGAGCACTTGATTGCCCGTGAATTGGAGGCCGGCGAACTGGTAACGCTTGATCTGAAAGGTTACCCGATCCGCCGTTCACAGCTTCATCTGGTGCGTCGTCGGGAAGGCGCTCTGGGGGTGGTTGCCCATGAGCTTTGGGAGCGACTCTCCACCAATTAA